CATGGACTAAACGAAAAATTGACAGAAGGCATTCCGCCTGAAAAAATATATCGTATTTTTGCAGGGCCTCTTACCGGAACGAATCTGGATTTACACAATAGAATTGGCACAACGGACACGAGACTTTTACGACGGTTAGTGCGTGACAATAACAAAAGAGGACATCCGCCAGAGACAACTTTAAAACAGTGGCCATCCGTTGTCAGAGGCTCTTTTCGTTATGTTTTCCCCTATCAAGAAAGTGCTGACATTATATTTAATTCTGCTTTGGCCTATGAGCTGCCCGTACTTAAGGGTTATGTAAAACCCTTGTTAAAATCTATCAGCGAAGATTCTGAGGCATACGGCGAAGCACAAAGGCTGCTCTCTCTTCTGCAGTTTGTTCCAGTAATTCTACCTGACGATGTTCCAAACTTTTCTATTCTCAGGGAGTTTATTGGGAAAAGTTGCTTTGAATAAAAACATTTATCACAGCTGTAATAAGGAAGGTTTTGGAGAGAAAAATCACACGGTAGACGGAGAAAAATATAATATCTAAAATTTTAATTAATACAACCAGTTTAAGTTGTTAGGAGAAAAAGAAATCCAAACCTGCGTTGATGGATAAATTTTATCTTTTTGCATCTGTCCAAGAGGCATGAGCACTTTTATCATCGATTCTCCAACTTTTACGAAGACATATACGCTTTCTTTTTTGGAATCAAGCGTTGTCTGTACGACAGTTCCTTTAATAATATTTAGGCTATCTGAGCGAGGTTGTTCAACTGTTGTTATCTTAATTTTTGAAGGACTTATTGAACCGGCCAAAATATTTTCTGTTTCACAACAAAATCCTCGAATAATTTGACCGTCAGAAAAATTTCGAACTGCGAAATCTCCGTTGATTTCCCAGCTTCCCTGAATAATGTTCTCCGCCTCTTTGCCGACAATACGCCCTTTATATAGGGTGACAATTACCGTAGATACCTCATGTAGCCAAGTCAAATCATGTGTCGCTATTATAACGGTCGTACCCCATTCTTTCCATGCAGAAAGAGCCGCTGCTTTCACCAACTGTGCACTTTGTTCATCTACATTGGCCGTTGGCTCATCAAGAAGCAATACCTTGGGGCGTAGTGCCAAACGCATTGCCAGAGCGACCCTTTGTGCCTCTCCGCCAGAAAGTCTGTACCATGGCCTATTTATAAAATTGTCCGGATTAAGCCCTACTCTTAAAAGGGAATCACATACCCGCTCTTTAACATTAAAATTCTTTCCGCGAAGTTTTAGTCCATAAGCAATGTTTTCAAAAATGGTTCGTTTTAGGAGATATGGTTCCTGCAGAAGATATGTGATTTCTTCGCGCAATTCGGTTTCGATTCCGGAAGATTTATTCCCCTTATATAAAATACTTCCTTCAGAAATAGGTTCAAGGAATGCCAATATTTTTAGAAAAGTGGACTTCCCACTTCCATTAGGCCCCACAACCCCCATAACATCACCTTCCTCTATCGAAAGAGAAGGGATGTTTAGAGTTACATCACCCGTACCGTACCTATGTTTCAAAGCGCTTATGTTATAGAGACTTCCGTTTAATTTAGAAATTGTAATTTCTCCGTTCTACGTCGAATGAGAGAGAGAGTAAAATTCAAGACAATTGATATCGCAATAAGAATTACTCCTAAAGCTATTCCCAATGCGAAATCCCCTTTGCCTGTTTCCAGTGAGATGGCCGTAGTTATTGTTCTGGTATACCACTTAATATTGCCTCCAAGCATCATAGCTGAACCGACTTCGCCAATTATCCTGCCATATGACGTAAGAGCTGCAACCAGTATTTGAAATCTACTTTCCCATAAACTCGTTATAGCGAGTTGAAAACCCGAAGCACCCACCGTTTTAAGAGTCATTTTGAGTCTACTATCTAATTCTTCCACGACCGTCGCAGTATAAGCTATTACTATAGGCAATCCTAATATTAATTGACCAATAGCCATGCCTCTTATAGTAAAAAGAAGTTCATATCTACCAAATGGACCATTGCGACAGATAAAAGCATATACAAGCAACCCTATTACCACTGTCGGCAAGGAAAGGAGTATATCTACCAAATAGCGCAGAAATGATTTGCCAGGAAAATCGTGATAGCCTATGAGGAACCCAAGTGGAAGGCCCAGAGAAAGTATGCCGAACATAGACAAAGCTGTAAGACGCAAAGTTGTTGTCACAATATTGGCGGTCTCTTCATCCATTGAAAAGATTAGTTTTATGCCCTGAGCCAAACCCTCTAATATAAAGTCCAAATGAGAACACCCCTTTAGAAGAAGAAAGGCGGGACTTTGGCCAAAGTCCCGCCAAACAATGAGTTAAGCGTCTACACTACTTGCCATTTGCGTTGGGAAAGAACAGCTGTTTTCCTTCTAGTTTAAAACCGGCTATATCCTTTTGTACTTTTGGAGATGTAATCCACTCAATATACTTAAGTGCCAAATCATATTTGACATGGGCATGCTTGGCAGGGTTAACCGCCATTACACTGTACTGATTTAAAAGATTTTTATCTCCTTCTACAACAATGACCAGTCCTTTTTTCCCTTTTAATGCTGCATCATACTTTACAAAAGTCCCACGGTCGGTGAGGCAATAACCCTGTCTCTCGTCAGCGATATTGATTGTTTTTAACATTCCTTGTCCAGCTTGTACATACCAAGAAGCCTTATCAAAATCTTTTATTCCCGCCTTATCAAGAAGTTTAAGTTCGGCGGAGTGTGTTCCTGATTTATCAGCGCGGCTGACAAGGGGTAGTTTTTTATCCGCAATAATTTTCAACGCTTCTGTGACAGGTTTTCCCTTTATTCCGGCTGGGTCACTATCGGGACCTATAAGTACGAAGTCGTTGTACATTACTTGCCGACGATTAGTCGCAGCTCCCTCGGCCATAAACTTATCCTCTGCCGCCGGATCATGAGTCAGAACCACGTCCACATCTCCGTTTCTGCCGTGATTAAGCGCTTTCCCAGTACCCACTGAAATCCACTTGATTTCAATATTTGTATCTTTAAGAAGAATGGGGGCAAGGTAATCCAAAAGCCCTGTGTTGTCTGTGCTAGTTGTTGTCGCCATCTTGAGCACTGGAGCTGCTTGTGCGCTCCCTCCAAAAAGAAAAAGACAAAGAACAAGAGTCGTAATTATGGAGCGATACTTTTTGATTTTCATAAAACATGGCCTCCTCATAATTTGTTCATAGCCTGAAGTGTGCCATTCGAAGGAGGGTTGACATGGCGAGACTCCTTTAGAGCACGCCACATTGGCAATCCGAACCTCTTTCCACAATGGGAGACGGAACTGTTTCCTATTCCGCCCTAACGGCTTTTTCTCCATAGCAAGTGCCTTAGAAAAAAAAGCTTCAAGGTCTATGACGGTGGATGCTGCAATACATCCGTTGTCATATTACACTATTTCCTCTTTTTTTAAAATATTTAATTTATTAAAGATATATTTCTTTCTAGAAAATATAAAAATATCAAATAAAATTCTAATTTTAAAATAACAGCGTAGAGGCCTATCTCCCTGTTTTTTTCCACAAAGATATCCACAGAGATAATCACACAATATACAGTGTTTCGTGGAAAAGAACCCTGTATATATAGCGTTATCCACTTTACAATCTTGTGTCCTCTCTGATAGTATTACTCGTGAGCGAATAATATTCGCAATTAAGGGGGAAATGATTATAATGCTAATAAAACCATCATTTAATAAGTCTGCGCAAGACATTTTGTTGGATCGCTATCTTTGGAAAGATGACAATGGCGCCGTAAAAGAAACACCGGAACAGATGTTGCTAAGAATTGCAAAACACGTATCTTCAGCGGAGAAAACAACTCCTTTGCAGTACAAATGGGCTGATGAGTACTATGAAATTATGGCGAAACTTTTGTTTTTGCCCAACAGTCCCACAATAATGAATGCCGGCCGACCCGCCCCCCACGGTCAGCTAGCTGCCTGTTTTGTTATAGGCATAGAAGATTCAATGGAAAGTATTTGTGAAGCTATCCGTAAACAAATGCTTATACATAAAAGTGGTGGTGGTACCGGCTTTAATTTTTCCAATCTTCGTGGCTGCGGAGCTAAAGTAAACAGCACAAACGGACGTGCTTCGGGCCCGATTTCATTTATGAGTCTTTTTGATAAAGCCACAGAAACAGTTCAGCAGGGCGGTATGCGTCGCGGTGCAAATATGGGAATACTAAACGTAGACCATGACGATATTCGTGAATTTATCCACTGTAAAGATCAGGATGGCACGATAAGCAATTTTAATATTTCCGTAGGAATATTTGATGACTTTATGGAGAAAGCTCAAGCAAATCCTGATGGAGAAGAAGCCGCTCTCCTTTACGATATTGCAGAATCTGCATGGCGCTCCGGTGATCCCGGCATTATTTTCTTGGATGCTATAAACCGTGGCAATACAACCCCTGATTTAGGGCCGCTTACAAGTACCAATCCCTGTGGAGAGTCTCCGCTTTATGCCAATGAGGCATGCAATTTGGGATCAATAAACCTTTCAAAAATGGTTAAAGATGGCAAGTTTGATTTTGAACTGTTAAAGGATGTCACAGCAGTTGCAACACGCTTCCTTGATAGCGTTATAGATGTAAACCACTATCCTCTACCTGAGATAGGAGAAGCGGTAACTTTAACAAGAAAAATCGGACTCGGCGTCATGGGGTGGGCGGACTTGCTCTTCCAGCTTCTTATTCCTTACGACAGTGACGAAGCATTGGATTTGGCGGATCAAATCATGTCTACAATACAAGAGACATCACATTCTGTTTCTGTTGCTCTCGGAAAAGAAAAAGGCATCCCTGCGTCATTGGAACACCTCGGACGTCGCAACGCCACTTTGACATGTATTGCTCCGACAGGAACTATTGCTTTATTGGCAGATTGCTCTTCCGGGATTGAACCTCTTTTTGCGTTAGAGCATTCAAGAGTGAGAACTCAAATAGATGGGACAAAGGTTGTAATGAAACAGGCCAATCGCTACTATGAGAAAGCCATGAAAAACAATTTATCCGAAGACATTATTAATTCTGTCTTTATTACGTCTCATCAAGTCGCACCGATATCACACGTAAAGACACAAGGGGTTTTTCAAAAATATACAGATCTTGCTGTTTCCAAAACAATAAATCTCTCTAATGACAGCACAGTTCAAGATGTTATTGATTCCTATACCCTTGCTTGGAAAGAAGGTTGTAAAGGGATTACAATTTATCGTGACGGATCGAAATCCGTGCAAGTTCTTTACCGCAAAGAGGAAGATGCCGCAAAAAAACCTGAAGCAGAAAACACAAAAGAACCTGTTCCAGTCCTTGCAACAACAGCAAAGAAACCCTTAAAACTTATGCTTAAACGTAACAGCTACTAAAATTCATCTAACTTATTTATATTATAAAACAGGATGGGTTCCCAAATTTGGGACCCCATCCTGTTTTATGCTCTATAATTTTATTATTAAATTATTAATTTATTTTATTTATAACTTAACAATAACAACATCTATTTTTATAATTATGATAATTCTGATGCAACGAGGACAGGAGTGCATTTTATGCTTAAGAAAAAAACATTAATAAAGATGGCCGTGGCGCTCATATTATTGTGCACTCCATGCTCGCGGGCCTATGCTTTAAAAATTTATATTACAGCTCCCAAACTTGAAGAGCAGGTACTAGAATCCGGAAGAGATTTCTACGTAATTGGCCGAATAGACAGAGAGGGGAGAAAAGCTTCTGACTCTCCAATAGACATCAAAGTAGAAGTTGTTCTTACAGGAGATGCAAGAGATGGGAAAATGAAACCGGTACGAAGTGTACAAAGTCGTGTTGATAAAAAAACCGGAGTCACTCCCATGCGTGATATTTTACTAAAATATGATGGCAAAGCACCACACGTTAAACTAACAGATGAAGAACTGCTTAAATCACCCCCTCCCGATCTTGTTTATCACAGTGAAACTCCAGAAAGTTTCTATGATCCGAGAGTAAAAGCTGTTGTGACAGAGAATAGTTTTGCCGTTTTAATTCAGGGTGGTTGCACAAAATCTTTTGACAGCAGCTATAAAGAAATATATGAAAAAGATTTGGAATGGGGACTATATAGGGTATTACTAACCGTCATATCCGGTGACACAACGCTCAGTGAACATGACGTTTCGCTAAACAGCCATTCTTTCGATATAATGTTTGGTTCTGTTCAAGAAAAAATTCTCGCTCGTTTTTCTCCCATTCAACACGTAAAAAAAGTGGAAAAATTCGTTGAGAAACGAGGAATAAGAATGTACAGAGACCCCTTTCCTGGGTACTGGAGCATAGGGCTCCCCTCCGCATATGAAATACCTTTAAGATGGAGAGAAAATGATGGTTTAGAGTATGTTAGCGGAAAAATCCATGCGATTTTATACAATATTGCTCAAGAGAAATGTGCAACTCAATCAGTTGAAATAGGACGCATTGCTTTTGAAGGCTTTCTCAATTCTGACGAGGTTCTTTATTATTATTACGATATAGGAGAACCTCTCCTTAATATCAAAACTCCTTCCGGAATAAAATCGATTGAGGGCGAAATAATTCCATTTGGATATGAGAAGAAAATTCGTTTTACACGTGCAGAATTTAACAACAAAAGTACCTATAACCCTGCCGACGTCATTGACGTGGTGGATACAAACGTTTACAATTCCGTAGCTGTTAACCGAGGGGAAGACTTTGTTGTCAACGGCGTGGTTACTCCAATTCAACCTCTCCTCTCTGAAGTGGAGCCAAATAGCGACGGAACCTTTTCTGTCAACAATAGAATCTCATATCTCCATTACGATTTTGTTAACATGATAGAAGGAACTCTTCATTCAGAAAATAAACCAGTTCTGTTACAAAGAACTTTTGAGGAAAATAATAAAAAACTAACAGAAGAATCAATATATGAATTTCGACATGCTTTCAGATTTCCCCAAAAAATGGACGGGAAAATAGTTACTGTTATAGTAAAAGGGTATGATGTAAAAGGCGACGAAGTAGCGGGAACTGAAGAAAAGTTCTATTTGCGTGTAAGATAACATATAGAGATGTGGGACATCAACATTATGGAAAGGAAGAATCGTCATAACTACAGAGATTAATACCGGGGGAAGTCAAACTCATAACATGATGCTAAAGGAAAAAACTACAACGTTATTACTCCGCTTTGCCTTGCCTTCCATGTTTGGGATGATTGCTGGTGCAATATATAATATTGTTGACAGAATTTTTGTCGGACACTATGTGGGATCTACCGGCTTGGCTGCAATTACAACAGCCTTTCCTATAATGGTGCTAATGACAGCTCTATCTTCTCTTGTAGGAGTCGGTGGAAGCTCACGAATTGCTATTCTCTATGGTGCAAAAAGAAAAAGAGCTGCCGAACATGTCCTTTCTCAGTCAATAGTGCTTCTATTTTTTATTGGCTGTCTGGTTTCTGTCATAGGCTTTTATTTCACGAATAATATTTTGCACCTCTCCGGAGCCAGTGAAACCCTACTCCCAATGGCTCGCGATTATATGTATATGATTCTTCTTGCAGGCCCTCTTGCATTGATATCCTTTGCGCTAAACCCTCTGATTCGTTCATGTGGCAGCCCACGATATGCAATGACAACTCAAATTCTTGGTGCAATTGCAAACATCATCCTAGACGCAATATTTATTGTTTATTTTAAAATGGGAGTAGAAGGTGCAGCCTTGGGAACTGTTTTGGCCCAAGCGGCCGTAACTGTTTTCGGGCTTGCTTTCTTTACTTTTAAAAACACTCCATTGAGAATAAGGTTCTATTTTATGGTACGCCCTAAAATTGAAATCATAAAAAGGATTATGACTGTAGG
This portion of the Synergistaceae bacterium genome encodes:
- a CDS encoding ABC transporter ATP-binding protein, coding for MSKLNGSLYNISALKHRYGTGDVTLNIPSLSIEEGDVMGVVGPNGSGKSTFLKILAFLEPISEGSILYKGNKSSGIETELREEITYLLQEPYLLKRTIFENIAYGLKLRGKNFNVKERVCDSLLRVGLNPDNFINRPWYRLSGGEAQRVALAMRLALRPKVLLLDEPTANVDEQSAQLVKAAALSAWKEWGTTVIIATHDLTWLHEVSTVIVTLYKGRIVGKEAENIIQGSWEINGDFAVRNFSDGQIIRGFCCETENILAGSISPSKIKITTVEQPRSDSLNIIKGTVVQTTLDSKKESVYVFVKVGESMIKVLMPLGQMQKDKIYPSTQVWISFSPNNLNWLY
- a CDS encoding ABC transporter permease; protein product: MDFILEGLAQGIKLIFSMDEETANIVTTTLRLTALSMFGILSLGLPLGFLIGYHDFPGKSFLRYLVDILLSLPTVVIGLLVYAFICRNGPFGRYELLFTIRGMAIGQLILGLPIVIAYTATVVEELDSRLKMTLKTVGASGFQLAITSLWESRFQILVAALTSYGRIIGEVGSAMMLGGNIKWYTRTITTAISLETGKGDFALGIALGVILIAISIVLNFTLSLIRRRTEKLQFLN
- a CDS encoding solute-binding protein translates to MKIKKYRSIITTLVLCLFLFGGSAQAAPVLKMATTTSTDNTGLLDYLAPILLKDTNIEIKWISVGTGKALNHGRNGDVDVVLTHDPAAEDKFMAEGAATNRRQVMYNDFVLIGPDSDPAGIKGKPVTEALKIIADKKLPLVSRADKSGTHSAELKLLDKAGIKDFDKASWYVQAGQGMLKTINIADERQGYCLTDRGTFVKYDAALKGKKGLVIVVEGDKNLLNQYSVMAVNPAKHAHVKYDLALKYIEWITSPKVQKDIAGFKLEGKQLFFPNANGK
- a CDS encoding adenosylcobalamin-dependent ribonucleoside-diphosphate reductase, which codes for MIIMLIKPSFNKSAQDILLDRYLWKDDNGAVKETPEQMLLRIAKHVSSAEKTTPLQYKWADEYYEIMAKLLFLPNSPTIMNAGRPAPHGQLAACFVIGIEDSMESICEAIRKQMLIHKSGGGTGFNFSNLRGCGAKVNSTNGRASGPISFMSLFDKATETVQQGGMRRGANMGILNVDHDDIREFIHCKDQDGTISNFNISVGIFDDFMEKAQANPDGEEAALLYDIAESAWRSGDPGIIFLDAINRGNTTPDLGPLTSTNPCGESPLYANEACNLGSINLSKMVKDGKFDFELLKDVTAVATRFLDSVIDVNHYPLPEIGEAVTLTRKIGLGVMGWADLLFQLLIPYDSDEALDLADQIMSTIQETSHSVSVALGKEKGIPASLEHLGRRNATLTCIAPTGTIALLADCSSGIEPLFALEHSRVRTQIDGTKVVMKQANRYYEKAMKNNLSEDIINSVFITSHQVAPISHVKTQGVFQKYTDLAVSKTINLSNDSTVQDVIDSYTLAWKEGCKGITIYRDGSKSVQVLYRKEEDAAKKPEAENTKEPVPVLATTAKKPLKLMLKRNSY
- a CDS encoding MATE family efflux transporter, which translates into the protein MMLKEKTTTLLLRFALPSMFGMIAGAIYNIVDRIFVGHYVGSTGLAAITTAFPIMVLMTALSSLVGVGGSSRIAILYGAKRKRAAEHVLSQSIVLLFFIGCLVSVIGFYFTNNILHLSGASETLLPMARDYMYMILLAGPLALISFALNPLIRSCGSPRYAMTTQILGAIANIILDAIFIVYFKMGVEGAALGTVLAQAAVTVFGLAFFTFKNTPLRIRFYFMVRPKIEIIKRIMTVGSANFIMQLAFVILVTIMNRKVLFYGGEIGLSAFGVFFSIDTLLFLPAFAIADAVQPIIGYNYGAGLPKRAIETIKKSLVLVTSFYTCSWILAQFFAREIIMLFSDEPELLALGIPGMRIGYSGLVFFGLTVITNAALQGLGKAKESLMLSTMRQGLFMYPLVFILPRFFGFWGIWATFPAGDFLGAFTAFFFMRRTIKWLKSPEALIIK